One Mycolicibacter sp. MU0083 DNA window includes the following coding sequences:
- a CDS encoding MCE family protein gives MTRRSTRIVLAGVLAVLLAAGVYVVLPAQRSYRITGYFASAVGLYPGDDVRVVGVPVGRIESIEPRAENVKITMSVNKDVPLPADVHAVMMAPNIVSARVIQLAPAYTEGEKLADGAVLGEDRTAVPVEWDEVKQELTQLSAQLAPEGGKLNGALSAVVNQAADTFDGNGDSFRNALRELSATTGRLGDSRTDLFGTVKNLQVLVSALAGSNEQIVQFTDHVAAVSAVLAESSVDLDVTLGTLNQALRDVRGFLHNNNDALIAQVNKLSEFAQTLSDQSENFEQVLHITPHGLVNFYNIYNPAQGTLSGLLSLPDFANPVQFICGGVFDIGSVPDNFKRAEICKERMGPVMRRWSMNFVPFLLHPINSITAYKGQIIYDTPETEAKAQTPVPYLKWMPAPGVTPPSTEDVAALLLPPRAPGQLGTAPGPTGPPVGPGPAWSTEAQGGG, from the coding sequence ATGACGCGCCGATCGACACGCATCGTCCTCGCCGGAGTGCTGGCGGTCCTGCTGGCCGCCGGCGTCTACGTGGTGTTGCCGGCGCAGCGCAGCTACCGGATCACCGGTTACTTCGCGTCGGCGGTCGGCCTGTATCCGGGCGACGACGTCCGGGTGGTCGGTGTTCCGGTGGGCCGCATCGAATCAATCGAACCGCGGGCCGAGAACGTCAAGATCACCATGTCGGTGAACAAGGACGTCCCGCTGCCCGCCGACGTGCACGCCGTGATGATGGCGCCGAACATCGTCTCGGCCCGCGTGATTCAGCTCGCGCCGGCCTACACCGAGGGCGAGAAGCTGGCCGACGGCGCCGTGCTGGGCGAGGACCGCACCGCGGTGCCGGTCGAATGGGATGAGGTCAAACAGGAACTGACCCAGCTCAGCGCGCAACTGGCCCCCGAAGGTGGCAAGCTCAACGGCGCGTTGAGCGCGGTCGTCAACCAGGCCGCGGACACCTTCGACGGCAACGGCGACTCGTTCCGCAACGCACTGCGGGAGCTGTCGGCGACCACCGGACGGCTCGGCGATTCCCGCACCGATCTGTTCGGCACCGTCAAGAACCTGCAGGTGCTGGTCTCGGCGCTCGCCGGCAGCAACGAGCAGATCGTCCAGTTCACCGATCACGTCGCGGCGGTGTCGGCGGTGCTGGCCGAGAGCTCGGTGGACCTCGACGTCACGCTGGGCACCCTCAACCAGGCGCTGCGCGATGTGCGGGGCTTCCTGCACAACAACAACGACGCGCTGATCGCCCAGGTCAACAAGCTGTCGGAGTTCGCCCAGACGCTGAGCGACCAGAGCGAGAACTTCGAGCAGGTCCTGCACATCACCCCGCACGGCCTGGTGAACTTCTACAACATCTACAACCCCGCCCAGGGCACCCTGAGCGGTCTGCTGTCGCTGCCCGACTTCGCCAACCCGGTGCAGTTCATCTGCGGCGGCGTCTTCGACATCGGTTCGGTGCCGGACAACTTCAAGCGTGCCGAGATCTGCAAGGAGCGGATGGGCCCGGTCATGCGCCGCTGGTCGATGAACTTCGTTCCGTTCCTGCTGCACCCGATCAACTCGATTACCGCCTACAAGGGGCAGATCATCTACGACACCCCGGAGACCGAGGCCAAGGCGCAGACTCCGGTGCCGTACCTGAAGTGGATGCCGGCGCCCGGCGTCACCCCGCCGAGCACCGAAGACGTTGCGGCACTGCTGTTGCCGCCACGCGCGCCGGGCCAGCTGGGTACCGCACCCGGCCCGACCGGACCGCCGGTGGGCCCGGGGCCGGCCTGGTCGACAGAAGCGCAGGGGGGCGGTTGA
- a CDS encoding MCE family protein — MQTGSRRTQVRIAAAVLGAILLAATVFTYLSYVSVFSSTDKVTVTSPRAGLVMEQDAKVKYRGIQVGKVKSISYSGDQAKLSLAIDSDAMRQIPSNAAVHIASNTIFGAKSVEFVPPPVPSGATLRNGANVQAADVQLEVNTLFEKLTDLLDKVDPIQLNGSISALAEGLRGNGDNLGGLFSGLNTYLGKFNPKLPQLQSTFAKTAVVGNIYGDAAPDLATIFDNAPTVSKTLVDQRENLNKALLATTGLANNGYDTFEPAADDFIAGIQRFRALGSLLAEYSPEFGCLLKGIQQALERFGPSLGGTKPALYVQSSFIPGAPAYTYPESLPVANASGGPNCRGLPDIPSKQYGGSWFRSPFLVTDSAYVPFQPNTEVQFDAPSTAQFLFNGAFAERDEF, encoded by the coding sequence GTGCAGACGGGATCGAGGCGTACCCAGGTACGGATTGCTGCGGCAGTTCTCGGTGCGATCCTGCTTGCCGCCACCGTGTTCACCTACCTGTCCTATGTATCGGTCTTCAGTTCCACCGACAAGGTCACCGTCACCTCGCCGCGCGCCGGCCTGGTGATGGAGCAGGACGCCAAGGTCAAGTACCGCGGAATCCAGGTCGGCAAGGTCAAGTCGATCAGCTACTCCGGCGACCAGGCCAAGCTGTCGCTGGCCATCGACAGCGACGCGATGCGGCAGATCCCGTCGAACGCCGCCGTGCACATCGCCAGCAACACCATCTTCGGGGCCAAGTCGGTGGAGTTCGTCCCGCCGCCGGTACCGTCCGGGGCCACCCTGCGCAACGGCGCCAACGTGCAGGCCGCCGACGTGCAGCTGGAAGTCAACACCCTGTTCGAGAAGCTGACCGACCTGTTGGACAAGGTCGATCCGATTCAGCTCAACGGGTCGATCAGCGCCCTGGCCGAGGGCCTGCGCGGCAACGGCGACAACCTGGGCGGGCTGTTCTCCGGGCTGAACACCTACCTGGGCAAGTTCAACCCGAAGCTGCCGCAGCTGCAGTCGACGTTCGCCAAGACCGCCGTCGTCGGCAACATCTACGGCGACGCCGCCCCCGACCTGGCCACGATCTTCGACAACGCCCCCACGGTCAGCAAGACGCTGGTCGACCAGCGGGAGAACCTGAACAAGGCGCTGCTGGCGACCACCGGGCTGGCCAACAACGGCTACGACACCTTCGAGCCGGCGGCCGACGACTTCATCGCCGGCATCCAGCGGTTCCGTGCGCTGGGAAGTCTGCTGGCCGAGTACTCGCCGGAATTCGGCTGCCTGCTCAAGGGAATTCAGCAGGCGCTGGAGCGGTTCGGTCCGTCGTTGGGCGGCACCAAGCCGGCGCTGTACGTGCAGTCCAGCTTCATTCCAGGCGCACCGGCCTATACCTATCCGGAGAGCCTGCCGGTGGCCAACGCGAGCGGGGGACCGAACTGCCGCGGTCTGCCGGACATCCCGAGCAAGCAGTACGGCGGGTCGTGGTTCCGGTCGCCGTTCCTGGTGACCGACAGCGCCTACGTGCCGTTCCAGCCGAACACCGAGGTGCAGTTCGACGCCCCCTCCACCGCGCAGTTCCTCTTCAACGGCGCCTTCGCGGAACGGGATGAATTCTGA
- a CDS encoding 3-oxoacyl-ACP reductase, whose product MTDNSIDLTGKVAVVTGAAAGLGRAEAIGLARSGATVVVNDIAPALESSDVIDEIAAAGGKGVAVAGDISQRSTADELVSTADGLGGLNIVVNNAGITRDRMLFNMSDDDFDAVIAVHLRGHFLLTRNAAAYWRQKAKEAEDGTVYGRIINTSSEAGLMGPVGQANYGAAKAGITALTLSASRALNRYGVSANAICPRARTAMTADVFGEAKVAEGEIDPLSPEHVVTLVRFLASPASAAVNGQVFVVYGPDVSLMAAPTVERKFSADGQSWDPAGLSDTLANYFAGRDPGRTFSASELMD is encoded by the coding sequence ATGACTGACAACTCGATCGACCTGACCGGCAAGGTCGCCGTGGTGACCGGTGCGGCCGCCGGTCTCGGCCGGGCCGAGGCGATCGGGTTGGCCCGCTCCGGGGCGACGGTGGTGGTCAACGACATCGCGCCCGCGTTGGAATCCTCGGACGTCATCGACGAGATCGCCGCCGCCGGCGGCAAGGGTGTGGCGGTGGCCGGTGACATCAGCCAGCGCTCCACCGCCGACGAGCTCGTCAGCACCGCCGACGGACTGGGCGGGTTGAACATCGTCGTCAACAACGCCGGGATCACCCGCGACCGGATGTTGTTCAACATGTCCGACGACGACTTCGACGCGGTGATCGCGGTGCATCTGCGCGGCCACTTCCTGCTGACCCGCAACGCGGCCGCCTACTGGCGGCAGAAGGCCAAGGAAGCCGAGGACGGCACCGTCTACGGCCGCATCATCAACACCTCTTCGGAGGCCGGCCTGATGGGCCCGGTCGGTCAGGCCAACTACGGTGCGGCCAAGGCGGGCATCACCGCGCTGACGCTGTCCGCCAGTCGGGCGCTGAACCGCTACGGGGTGTCCGCCAATGCGATCTGCCCGCGGGCCCGTACCGCGATGACCGCCGACGTCTTCGGTGAGGCCAAGGTCGCCGAGGGGGAGATCGACCCGCTCTCGCCCGAGCACGTGGTGACCCTGGTCCGGTTCCTGGCATCGCCGGCCTCGGCCGCGGTCAACGGCCAGGTGTTCGTGGTCTACGGCCCCGACGTGTCCCTGATGGCCGCACCGACGGTGGAGCGCAAGTTCAGCGCCGACGGGCAGTCGTGGGACCCGGCCGGGCTGTCGGACACGTTGGCCAACTACTTCGCCGGACGCGACCCGGGCCGCACGTTCTCGGCCTCGGAACTGATGGACTAG
- a CDS encoding MlaE family ABC transporter permease produces the protein MIEQLTVPARAVGGFVEMSLETFRAMFRRPFQYREFLDQTWMIARVSLLPTVLVAIPFTVLVAFTLNILLREIGAADLSGAGTAFGTITQLGPVVTVLVVAGAGATAICADLGARTIREEIDAMRVLGIDPIQRLVVPRALASTFVALLLNGLVCAIGLIGGYVFSVFLQGVNPGAFINGLTVLTGLGELVMAEIKALLFGTAAGLIGCYRGLTAKGGPQGVGNAVNETVVYAFICLFVINVVMTAISVRVLVK, from the coding sequence TTGATCGAACAACTCACGGTTCCGGCTCGGGCCGTGGGTGGTTTCGTCGAGATGTCACTGGAGACCTTCCGGGCGATGTTCCGTCGGCCGTTCCAGTACCGCGAATTCCTCGACCAGACCTGGATGATCGCCCGCGTATCGCTGTTGCCGACGGTCCTGGTCGCGATCCCGTTCACCGTGCTGGTGGCCTTCACCCTCAACATCCTGCTGCGCGAGATCGGCGCGGCCGACCTCTCCGGGGCCGGAACCGCATTCGGCACCATCACCCAGTTGGGGCCGGTGGTCACCGTGCTGGTGGTGGCCGGGGCCGGCGCGACGGCCATCTGCGCCGACCTGGGTGCGCGAACCATCCGCGAAGAGATCGACGCGATGCGGGTGCTCGGCATCGACCCGATCCAACGGCTGGTGGTGCCGCGGGCGCTGGCGTCGACCTTCGTGGCGCTGCTGCTCAACGGCCTGGTCTGTGCGATCGGCCTGATCGGCGGCTACGTGTTCTCGGTTTTCCTGCAGGGCGTCAACCCGGGGGCCTTCATCAACGGCCTGACCGTGCTCACCGGCCTGGGTGAATTGGTGATGGCCGAGATCAAGGCCCTGCTCTTCGGTACGGCGGCCGGCCTGATCGGCTGCTACCGCGGGCTCACCGCCAAGGGCGGCCCACAGGGCGTCGGCAACGCGGTCAACGAGACCGTCGTCTACGCGTTCATCTGTCTGTTCGTCATCAACGTCGTCATGACCGCGATCAGTGTCCGGGTGTTGGTCAAATGA
- a CDS encoding ferredoxin yields MRVEVDLDRCEGNAICVGIDPDLFELNDDEQAEVKMAPVPADRVAHAEQAIAECPRAALRRVDD; encoded by the coding sequence ATGCGTGTTGAGGTAGATCTGGACCGTTGCGAAGGCAATGCGATTTGCGTCGGAATCGATCCCGACCTGTTCGAACTGAACGATGACGAGCAGGCCGAGGTCAAGATGGCTCCGGTGCCCGCCGACCGGGTCGCCCACGCCGAGCAGGCCATTGCGGAGTGCCCGCGGGCCGCACTGCGTCGCGTCGACGACTAG
- a CDS encoding acyl-CoA dehydrogenase family protein has protein sequence MQISYTPAQEQLRSELRSYFTTLMTPERREALSSTQGEYGTGNVYRETVAQMGKDGWLTLSWPTEYGGQARSPMEQLIFTDEAAIAGAPVPFLTINSVAPTIMAFGTEEQKKFFLPKIAAGDLHFAIGYSEPGAGTDLASLRTTAVRDGDDYVINGQKMWTSLIAYADYVWLAARTNPEAKKHRGISMLIVPTTAEGFSWTPVHTMAGPDTSATYYQDVRVPVTSLVGEEHQGWKLVTNQLNHERVALVSAQPIFLALEEVREWAQNTKDAQGNRIIDSQWVQLNLARVLAKAEVLKLINWELASASDAAPSPADASAAKVFGTELATEAYRLLMEVLGTAATVRQDSPGALLRGRVERMHRACLILTFGGGTNEVQRDIIGMVALGLPRNR, from the coding sequence ATGCAGATCAGCTACACGCCCGCTCAAGAACAGCTGCGTAGCGAACTGAGGTCCTACTTCACCACGCTGATGACCCCGGAGCGGCGCGAGGCCCTCAGCTCGACACAGGGTGAGTACGGTACCGGCAACGTCTACCGCGAGACCGTCGCGCAGATGGGCAAGGACGGCTGGCTGACTCTGAGCTGGCCGACCGAGTACGGCGGCCAGGCACGGTCGCCGATGGAGCAGTTGATCTTCACCGACGAGGCCGCCATCGCCGGCGCCCCGGTGCCGTTCCTGACCATCAACAGCGTCGCCCCGACGATCATGGCGTTCGGCACCGAGGAGCAGAAGAAGTTCTTCCTGCCCAAGATCGCCGCCGGTGACCTGCACTTCGCCATCGGCTACTCCGAGCCGGGCGCCGGGACCGACCTGGCCTCGCTGCGCACCACCGCGGTGCGCGATGGCGACGACTACGTGATCAACGGCCAGAAGATGTGGACGTCGCTGATCGCCTACGCCGACTACGTGTGGCTGGCCGCCCGGACCAACCCGGAGGCCAAGAAGCACCGCGGCATCTCGATGCTGATCGTCCCGACCACGGCCGAGGGCTTCTCCTGGACTCCGGTGCACACCATGGCCGGCCCGGACACCAGCGCCACCTACTACCAGGACGTCCGGGTTCCGGTGACCAGCCTGGTCGGCGAGGAGCACCAGGGCTGGAAGTTGGTGACCAACCAGCTCAACCATGAGCGGGTAGCCCTGGTGTCGGCGCAGCCCATCTTCCTGGCCCTCGAAGAGGTCCGGGAGTGGGCGCAGAACACCAAGGACGCCCAGGGCAATCGGATCATCGATTCGCAGTGGGTGCAGCTCAACCTGGCCCGCGTCCTGGCCAAGGCCGAGGTGCTCAAGCTGATCAACTGGGAGCTGGCATCGGCTTCGGACGCGGCGCCGTCCCCGGCGGACGCGTCGGCGGCCAAGGTGTTCGGCACCGAGCTGGCCACCGAGGCCTACCGGTTGCTGATGGAGGTGCTCGGCACCGCGGCGACCGTGCGCCAGGACTCCCCCGGTGCGCTGCTGCGCGGCCGGGTGGAACGGATGCACCGGGCCTGCCTGATCCTGACGTTCGGCGGCGGCACCAACGAGGTGCAGCGCGACATCATCGGCATGGTGGCCCTCGGCCTGCCCCGGAACCGCTGA
- a CDS encoding virulence factor Mce family protein, whose amino-acid sequence MTSRSTLIKVTVFTLAMLLVSAGLVVVFGEFRFASNHTYHADFANASRLKGGEDVRIAGIPVGTVKRVELTPDNNVSVTFDVDKRYQIYDSTRAVIRYENLVGDRYLEIASGPGDLRKLPPGGTIDREHTQPALDLDALLGGMRPVLKGLDGGKINEISSALIELLQGQGGALSQMLASTSSFTTTLASRDQLIGDVITNLNTVLATVDDKSEQFDATVDRLQQLITGLAEGKDSIAGAIGPLSSVENDLADTLRRTRRPLQGVIENARPLATVLDKRKQELNDVIDPLEENYLRLNALGAYGSFFNINYCTVAMKMNGPAGSDITLPMGGQTDTTKGRCSPVAG is encoded by the coding sequence ATGACCTCGCGCAGCACATTGATCAAGGTCACCGTCTTCACCCTCGCGATGCTGTTGGTGTCGGCCGGTTTGGTGGTGGTGTTCGGCGAATTCCGGTTCGCCTCCAACCACACCTATCACGCTGATTTCGCCAACGCCTCGAGGCTCAAGGGCGGCGAAGACGTGCGGATCGCCGGGATCCCGGTGGGCACGGTCAAGCGGGTCGAGCTGACCCCGGACAACAACGTCAGCGTGACGTTCGACGTCGACAAGCGCTACCAGATCTACGACTCGACCCGTGCGGTGATCCGGTACGAGAACCTGGTCGGCGACCGCTACCTGGAGATCGCGTCCGGCCCCGGTGACCTGCGCAAGCTGCCGCCCGGCGGCACCATCGACCGGGAGCACACCCAGCCTGCGCTGGACCTCGACGCCTTGCTGGGCGGGATGCGCCCGGTGCTCAAGGGCCTCGACGGCGGCAAGATCAACGAGATCAGCAGTGCGCTGATCGAATTGCTGCAGGGCCAGGGCGGAGCGTTGTCGCAGATGCTGGCGAGCACCAGTTCCTTCACCACCACATTGGCGTCGCGGGACCAGTTGATCGGGGACGTGATCACCAATCTCAACACCGTGCTGGCTACCGTCGACGACAAGAGCGAACAGTTCGACGCCACCGTCGACCGGTTGCAGCAGTTGATCACCGGCCTGGCAGAAGGCAAGGACTCCATCGCCGGCGCGATCGGACCACTGTCGTCGGTGGAGAACGACCTGGCCGACACGCTGCGCCGCACCCGCCGACCGCTGCAGGGCGTGATCGAGAACGCCCGGCCGTTGGCCACCGTGCTGGACAAGCGCAAGCAGGAGCTCAACGACGTCATCGACCCGCTGGAGGAGAACTACCTGCGGCTCAACGCGTTGGGCGCCTACGGTTCGTTCTTCAACATCAACTACTGCACGGTCGCGATGAAGATGAACGGCCCCGCCGGCAGCGACATCACGCTGCCCATGGGCGGACAGACCGACACCACCAAGGGGAGGTGCTCTCCTGTCGCAGGATGA
- a CDS encoding virulence factor Mce family protein, with amino-acid sequence MSQDDGVNPVRTGLLGIALVAFLVLVSFGYTSLPFWPQGKNYHAYFADAGGIIPGNDVTVSGIRVGKVKSVSLAGASAKVDFTIDRKVRVGDQSLAAIRTDTVLGEKAVSVTPAGAGSVAVIPLERTRAPYTLNNALQDLGGNARELDKPRFEEALQVLTDSMREATPQLRGALDGVTALSRSINRRDEALGQLLTHAKSVSDVLNERADQVNRLVLDGNQLFAALDERRQALGALISGIDDVSVQLSGFVTDNEKEIGPTLNKLNLVLDNMIERKDRISGAMDRLPGYATTLGEVVASGPGFQINLYGLPPPTMSEVLIDMYFQPGKLPDSLADYLRGMISERTIIKPKSP; translated from the coding sequence CTGTCGCAGGATGATGGCGTAAACCCGGTTCGCACGGGTCTGCTGGGCATCGCCTTGGTGGCGTTCCTGGTCCTTGTCTCTTTCGGCTACACCAGCCTGCCGTTCTGGCCCCAGGGCAAGAACTATCACGCGTACTTCGCCGACGCCGGCGGCATCATCCCCGGCAACGACGTGACGGTCTCGGGCATTCGGGTGGGCAAGGTGAAGTCGGTGTCGCTGGCCGGCGCCAGCGCGAAAGTCGACTTCACCATCGACCGCAAGGTCCGGGTGGGCGATCAGTCGCTGGCCGCTATCCGCACCGACACCGTGCTGGGCGAGAAGGCGGTGTCGGTCACGCCCGCCGGTGCCGGTTCGGTCGCGGTGATCCCGCTGGAGCGCACCCGCGCCCCCTACACGCTCAACAATGCGCTTCAGGACCTCGGCGGCAACGCCCGTGAACTGGACAAGCCGCGCTTCGAAGAGGCCCTGCAGGTGCTCACCGACTCGATGCGCGAGGCGACGCCGCAGCTGCGTGGCGCGCTGGACGGGGTGACCGCGTTGTCGCGCAGCATCAATCGGCGCGATGAGGCGTTGGGGCAGTTGCTGACCCACGCCAAGTCGGTCTCCGATGTGCTCAACGAGCGGGCCGACCAGGTCAACCGCTTGGTGCTCGACGGTAACCAGCTGTTCGCGGCCCTCGATGAGCGTCGTCAGGCGCTCGGCGCGCTGATCAGCGGTATCGACGATGTGTCGGTCCAGCTCTCCGGCTTCGTGACCGACAACGAGAAGGAAATCGGGCCGACGCTGAACAAACTGAACCTGGTGCTCGACAACATGATCGAGCGCAAGGACCGGATCTCCGGGGCGATGGACCGACTGCCCGGGTATGCCACCACGCTCGGTGAGGTGGTGGCCTCTGGCCCGGGCTTCCAGATCAACCTGTACGGCCTGCCGCCACCCACCATGTCCGAGGTCTTGATCGACATGTATTTCCAGCCCGGCAAACTCCCGGACAGCCTGGCCGACTACCTGCGCGGGATGATCTCCGAGCGCACGATCATTAAGCCGAAGTCGCCATGA
- a CDS encoding MCE family protein — protein sequence MALAAGMLVLSGCQFGGLNSLNMPGTAGHGRGSYDITVQLPDVTTLPQNSPVMVDDVTVGSISGIRAVQQPDGTFYAAVKLSLDGNVTLPANATAKVAQTSLLGSQHIELSAPHDQPAVGRLAPGDEIPLSRTGRYPSTEEVLSSLGVVVNQGNLGALQDITEETYAAVAGRAGTFGELVPRLAELTGSLERQANDIIAAADGLNRVGVTLARSAPSLARALDTMPAALQVLNDNRSSIVDAFGALQKLAVVGSRIMSETKEDFAADIKDLYPVVKAFADNANELVSAFPFIPTFPFPSMYLRNAVRGDFLNVYVTFDMTLRRFGETVFTTGGFDPNMPHMHDVLNPPDFLIGQMANLSGQAADPFKIPPGTAVRYEE from the coding sequence ATGGCGTTGGCAGCCGGGATGCTGGTGTTGTCCGGCTGCCAGTTCGGCGGACTGAACTCGTTGAACATGCCGGGCACCGCGGGCCACGGTCGCGGTTCCTACGACATCACCGTGCAGTTGCCGGATGTCACGACGTTGCCGCAGAACTCGCCGGTGATGGTCGACGACGTCACCGTCGGCAGTATCTCCGGAATCCGGGCCGTCCAGCAGCCCGACGGGACCTTCTACGCGGCGGTCAAGCTGTCGCTGGACGGCAATGTCACGCTGCCGGCCAACGCCACCGCGAAGGTCGCACAGACGTCGCTGCTGGGTTCCCAGCACATCGAACTCTCCGCCCCGCACGACCAGCCCGCGGTGGGCAGGCTTGCACCCGGCGACGAGATCCCGCTGAGCCGCACCGGCCGCTACCCCAGTACCGAAGAAGTGCTGTCCTCGCTGGGCGTCGTGGTCAACCAGGGCAATCTCGGTGCGCTGCAGGACATCACCGAGGAGACCTATGCCGCGGTTGCCGGCCGGGCCGGGACCTTCGGCGAACTAGTGCCGCGATTGGCCGAACTCACCGGTTCCCTGGAACGTCAGGCCAACGACATCATCGCCGCCGCCGACGGTCTCAACCGCGTCGGTGTGACGCTGGCCCGCAGCGCCCCCAGCCTGGCGCGTGCGCTGGACACCATGCCCGCCGCCTTGCAGGTGCTCAACGACAACCGCAGCAGCATCGTCGACGCATTCGGTGCGCTGCAGAAGCTGGCCGTCGTCGGATCGCGGATCATGTCCGAGACCAAGGAAGACTTCGCGGCCGACATCAAGGACCTGTACCCGGTGGTCAAGGCGTTCGCCGACAACGCCAACGAGTTGGTGTCGGCCTTCCCGTTCATCCCGACGTTCCCGTTCCCGTCGATGTACCTGCGCAACGCGGTTCGCGGCGACTTCCTCAACGTCTACGTCACCTTCGACATGACGCTGCGGCGATTCGGTGAAACGGTTTTCACCACAGGTGGTTTCGACCCGAACATGCCGCACATGCACGACGTGCTCAATCCACCCGACTTCTTGATCGGCCAGATGGCGAACCTGTCCGGGCAGGCCGCCGACCCGTTCAAGATTCCGCCCGGCACGGCCGTCCGATATGAGGAATGA
- a CDS encoding MlaE family ABC transporter permease, producing MSYDATLKFRRMFHWAPKVIDNFGEQALFYAESIRYVPNAVTRYRKETIRLIAEITMGTGALAIIGGTVGVATFLTLASGGVIAVQGFSSLGNIGIEALTGFLSAFLNVRIVAPVVAGIALAATIGAGTTAQLGAMRVAEEIDAVESMAVHAVSYLVSTRLVAGLIAIIPLYSLSVLAAFFAARSTTVFINSQSPGLYDHYFDTFLIPTDLLWSFLQAIIMSVAVMLVHTNYGFNAAGGPVGVGIAVGQAVRTSLVVVVVITLFVSLAVYGGSGNFNLSG from the coding sequence ATGAGTTACGACGCGACGTTGAAGTTCCGGCGGATGTTCCACTGGGCCCCCAAGGTCATCGACAACTTCGGTGAGCAGGCACTGTTCTACGCCGAGTCCATCCGTTACGTCCCCAACGCGGTGACCCGCTACCGCAAGGAGACCATCCGGCTGATCGCCGAGATCACCATGGGCACCGGCGCACTGGCGATCATCGGCGGCACCGTCGGGGTGGCCACCTTCTTGACGCTGGCCTCCGGCGGGGTCATCGCGGTCCAGGGGTTCTCCTCGCTGGGCAACATCGGCATCGAAGCGCTGACCGGCTTCCTGTCGGCGTTCCTCAACGTGCGGATCGTTGCGCCGGTGGTCGCCGGGATCGCGCTGGCGGCCACCATCGGCGCCGGCACCACCGCCCAACTCGGTGCGATGCGGGTCGCCGAGGAGATCGACGCGGTGGAATCGATGGCGGTACACGCGGTGTCCTATCTGGTGTCCACCCGACTGGTGGCGGGCCTGATCGCGATCATCCCGTTGTATTCACTGTCGGTGCTCGCGGCGTTCTTCGCCGCCCGCTCCACCACGGTGTTCATCAACTCGCAGTCGCCGGGCCTCTACGACCACTATTTCGACACCTTCTTGATCCCGACCGACCTGCTCTGGTCGTTCCTGCAGGCCATCATCATGTCCGTCGCGGTGATGCTGGTGCACACCAACTACGGCTTCAACGCCGCCGGCGGACCCGTCGGCGTGGGCATTGCGGTCGGGCAGGCGGTGCGGACCTCGCTCGTCGTCGTCGTAGTCATTACTCTGTTTGTTTCACTCGCCGTCTACGGCGGGTCCGGCAACTTCAACCTCTCGGGATAG